The nucleotide sequence AATACGTTATTTTGCAATCGTTTTCGGCTGTTTAGGCTTAGGAGAACTCATCGTTGCTCTCACACACATTCCTTTTCCTTCAAGTATCATAGGAATGCTCTTTCTCACCCTATTTTTAGAGCTTGGTTGGGTGAAATTACAGTCTATAAAAGCTCTTTCAGATTTATTAATTTCTAATTTAGGATTGTTTTTCGTACCCCCAAGTATTGGCATTATGGCATACTTTAAACAGATAGGTGAAAACTTTTTAGCTATCTTCCTTTCTATTATCATCAGTACCATAGTAGTGATTATTATAACTGGTCACGTATATCAATTCTTCCGTAAAAAATTAAAATAATGAAACCTTTTGTAGAAAACGAAGCCTTCCTTTTGGCTATTACTTTTATCCTCTATTATGGCGTATTACTTTTGCAACGCAAATATAATTCGGTTCTTTTAAATCCCGTATTAATCACTGTTTTAGTGCTTATTTCTTATCTAATAATCTTTGGCATTTCTCCTGAAAAATACGAAGAAGCCGGTAAGTATATCGATTTTTGGCTCAAACCCTCTATTGTAGCCTTAGGCGTACCTCTCTATTTACAGCTCTCTAAGATAAGAAAACAGCTGATACCCTTAGTGCTCTCTCAGTTTGTAGGTAGTTTAGTAGGGGTACTTACAGTTTGTTTGGTAGCCAAATGGTTAGGGCTCGAAGACGATATCGCCATTTCATTAGCCCCAAAATCAGTTACTACCCCCATTGCGTTAGAAGTATCGCGTATGCTCAATGGCATTGAACCTATTACAGTAATGGCGGTAATGACCACTGGTTTCTTAGGGAATCTTTTTGGTATTACCTTCCTGAATTGGTTCCGCATCAAAAGCCCTATGGCTAAAGGCATTTCATTAGGTACCGCTTCTCACGCTTTGGGTATTATGGCGGCGTTCAACCTAAGTGAAAAATACGCAGTATATGCTAGTTTAGGAATGATTTTTAACGGCATCTTTACCGCTGTATTAGCACCCCCAGTAGTACATTTGCTTTTTTAAGTAACTTATCACATCTCATTAGCACATTACAAAATTTTTCTTTTACAGGTATCTTGCTAATTCAAAAAAAAGTACTACCTTTGCCCCCGATTTGGAGTAACCTCTGGCGAGAGTCGTGAATGTTGCCCATTGATAACATAATTATTTATATTTTTTATGGAACCATTATTAAAGTACGTACAAGACAACTTTATCGAGAAAAAAGACTTCCCCGATTTCTCAGCTGGTGATACTATCACTGTGTATTACGAGATTAAAGAGGGTGATAAAAAACGTACTCAGTTTTTTAAAGGCGTTGTTATTCAACGCAAAGGTCACGGCGTAACCGCTACTTTTACTATTCGTAAAATGTCAGGAACTGTAGGTGTAGAACGTATCTTCCCTATCAATATGCCTGCCCTTCAAAAAATTGAAGTAAACAAAAAAGGTAAAGTAAGACGTGCTCGCATTTACTATTTTAGAGGACTTACTGGTAAAAAAGCCCGTATTAAAGAAGTTCGCTAATCAGTTAAACAAACTTATAAAAGCAAAGAGTAAGACCTTCCTTCCTCTTTGCTTTTTTCTTTTCTAATACCTAATCCATAAAACCTAACACCTAAGCATTTGTACGCAATACTCGACATAGAAACCACAGGAGGTAAATACAATGAAGAGGGCATTACCGATATCGCCATCTATCAGTTCAACGGGCACGAAATAACCGACCAGTTCATATCATTGATAAACCCCGAACGCCCCATTCAAGAGTTCGTTACTAAACTCACAGGCATCAACAACAAAATGTTGCGCAATGCTCCTAAATTCTATGAGGTTGCCAAACGCATTGTCGAAATTACCACCGATTGCATTATCGTAGGTCATAATGCCGCCTTCGATTACCGCATCTTGCAAACTGAATTTCGCCGCTTAGGATACGACTTTGTCCGTACAACGCTCTGCACCGTAGAACTATCCGAGCGACTCATTCCCAATAAAGAATCATATAGTTTAGGTAAGTTAGTGCGCTCCTTAGGTATTCCTGTAAGCGACCGGCATCGCGCCTCTGGTGATGCCTTGGCTACCCTAAAACTCTTTAAATACCTACTCGAAAAGGACACCAAAAAGGATATCATTACTACCTCTGTCAAGCAAGATATTCGTTTAGAAATGGCTTCTCGTCATCTGAAAATACTCGACACTCTCCCTGAAACATTAGGGATTTTTTATATGCATAACGAAGAAGGTAAGGTCATTTACATCGGGAAACACAAAAATATCAAACAACAAGTAAACAGGCTCTTCACTTCTCCTTCCAAACGCGATAGATACTTGCAACGTCATACTTATCGAGTTACTTATCAAGAAACAGGCAATGAACTCATTGCTACTTTAAAAAGGTTAGAAGAAATACACCTCAACCTCCCAAAATGTAATAGGCGAAATCCTGAAAAAGAAATAAATATCACTTATGCACTCACTTCTCACTTTAATACTAAGGGATATCTTTGTTTTTCAATAGAATTATTATCCACTCAAAACGAAATTATCACTACTTTTGAAACCAAAGAACAAGCCGAGCACTTTTTAAATCAAATCACTGAAGAGTACCATTTAAACGAAGTAGATTTCAATAACGAAACCGTAGAGGAGTATAACACACGCGCCTCTGAGGTACTTTCAAAATACGGACTTGTGCACCGAAACGTAGCTATTGTAGATAAAGGTAGAGTAATAGGCGAGAAAAGCATTATTTTAGTAGTCGATGGCAATATTCAAGGCTATGCCTTCTTTAATCTAAATTTCCAGCTTACTCAATTAGAGATGTTACAAAACCTCATCACTCCTTTACCCAATTCATTAATAAACCGTCACCTTTTGCACGCTTACTTGCGTCGAAAACCCAAAGTAAAAGTGCTAAATCTAAGCGAACAAAAACCTTATCATAATGAATAAACGAATTTTTATTACGCTTTTAGGAGCCTTTGCCCTTTTAGCCGGTTGCAACCAAACAGATAGCAATGCAAATGTTACAGCGATGAAAGAATCAGCTGAGAAGATTTCAAAACTCACCGATTCTATCAAGAAACTCGATGAACAACGCGTCGAAGCGCTTAATTTCAGCCTCGAAACAAACGAGTTAGCACAACAGTATTTCGAAGATTTGAAAATTGACAATCCTTCACAAATTGTTGTCAATGCTTTAATGGAGATGAACGTAAAGGACACTAAAAACCCTTACATCAAATCTGAAAGCAATGGGAAGTTCTTGTTTAATAAAATAAGAATACTGAATGAAAAGTGGGTGATTTGTGAATTTACTGATGGTGAATTGTGGGGTGACCTACTTTTGGAATACCATATCGACGGAAATCTAAACCCTACCTTCAAACCACTAAGTGAGGTCATCCACCCTAAATAAATCCGAAGCTATACCATCTGAGAGGAATCTGCCTTTGCGCGTTACTTTCAGATGGTTTTCCTCTATAACTAAAAGCTCATCGGCAAGGTACTTCTGTGCTTGTTGTAACAAATATTGGCGGTAACCTTCCCCAAATACTGTTCTCACTTCTTCTAAATCAATCCCTACCATCGTGCGTATACGCGTGATGATGAGTTCGTTATATCGGTTATTAAGGGTAAGTTCTTCTTTTTCCTGTGGCAAAATCCCTTGCTGTATTTGTTGTATATACTTAATGTTATGAGCAATATTCCAACTACGCTCCTTCCCGTTAAAACTGTGGGCTGAAGGACCTATTCCCATATAGAGCTTGCCAAACCAATAAGCCGTGTTATTCCTGCTAAAATACCCTTCTTTGCCAAAGTTTGAAAATTCGTATTGTATAAACCCCTCTGCTTCCAGAGTATCTATCAACATTTGAAAGTGAGTGTAAGCCTGCTCATCGCTTATTGGCGCGATTTTCCCCGTAGCAATAAACTTGTACAAAGCTGTTTTTTCTTCTACCGTAAGCGCATAGGCTGAGATATGCGGAATATCGAAAGACAGTGCCTTATTGATATTCTCCTGCCAGCGTTCCTCACTCATTCGGGGAATGCCGTAAATCAAATCAATCGTGATATTATTAAAATACTGTGGAGCTATTTGTAATAAAGTTTCTACTTGGCTTACCGTATGCACTCTGTTCATCAATCGCAAGTCCTCTTCAAAAAACGACTGCACTCCTAAACTGAGCCTATTGATACCCAAAGAGCGTAATTGTTCCAAAAATTGCTCGGGAGAAGTAGCTCTAAAAAAGTCATCAGGATTGGCTTCTAAGGTAATTTCAGCTGTGGTATTTACCTTGTAATGTGTGAAGATGGTGCGAAAAAGTTGTTGTAATTCCTCATACGAAAGGATACTGGGCGTCCCTCCTCCTAAGTAGATAGTCTGTAACTCACTACCTACGGCTTCCCCTTTGCGGAAAATGAGTTCCTCACAAAGGGCATCTACCATTTCTCCTTTTCTTTTCAGAGTAGTCGAAAAATGGAAATCACAATAATAACAAGCACGCCTACAAAAGGGAATATGAATGTATAAGCTATACAAAATGAAGTATTTTTTAACCTATACGGTCTTGATTTTGTTTTACAAAAGCGTCCCAACCACTATAACTTTGTTGCTTTTGCGACTTGCCTCCGTTAAAAAAGTGACAAACAGCCACCGCCAGACCGTCAGTTGCGTCAAAGTGTTTGGGGAGTTCTTTTATATTCAGAAGTTGTTGAAGCATTTTAGCTACTTGTTCCTTGGAGGCACTACCATTACCCGTAATAGCCATTTTCACCTTTTTAGGTTCGTATTCAGTAATAGGAATTTCACGCGATAGCCCCGCTGCCATCGCCACTCCCTGCGCTCTTCCGAGTTTCAACATCGATTGTACGTTCTTGCCAAAGAAGGGCGCTTCAATAGCCAATTCATCAGGCTTATAGGTATCTATCAGCTCCAAAGTGCGATTAAAAATCACACTTAGTTTTAAGTAGTGATTGCTGTATTTACTAAGTTGAAGCTCATTCAGCTGTAAGAGCTTCATAGTATCTCTTTCCACCTGAATAAGCCCAAACCCCATAATAGTAGTGCCTGGGTCGATACCTAAAATAATGCGTTCCAAAAGCTAAGACCAATTATTTAACGTTAATTTCAATAGGCAAATTAAATTGCGTACTCACGTTCAGTCCGTTCTTGGTAGCTGGTACGATAGCATCTTGCTCTGAGAGTGCCGATAAATTAGCGCGTAATGAGTCTTCAAAGGTTTCACTATCAGTACTTAGTAATTCTTTTGTCTTATCATTGGCTTCTATATCTATAAGCACTATTTTACCTGTATTATCCACTTTTATATTCAGTAATACACGATCGGTAACAGGCTCTGTTACTTCATAAGGGGCTTTTTTCAAACGCTCTTGAAAAAGGGTTGTAAAAGTCCTCTCAAAACATTCTTTCTGTCCTATCTTCGTCGTTGCTGTATCACATACCCCTCTGAAAATAGGATAAGAGTCTACGTCTTCCTTCACTATTTCCGAGAATTTTATTTCAGCTATCGAGTCCAACTTATGTTGCAATTTTGCTTCTTTCTGCTCAGGAGTGAGTTGGTTACCATTGTCGTTACACGCTACAAGTGCCAATGATAAGGCTAAAAAACAAAAGTAAAATTTCATAATTAAATGTCTAATAAGTGTTTTTACGGCTCAAAAGTATTACAAAAAATTGATTTACAAAAATAAATAACACTTTTTCTTCGTAAAAATATTCCCTCCTAATTTTCTTTTTCGTCAAACCTCTTATATAACAATCTGATTATAAGTGTAGTACATTCCTTCCTTTGCCTACAACAAAATTTCCGTACTTTCGTAAGGTTCTTGCCCTTTTAGGAAGATTCTAGCCGTCAAATCGCCTTTAAGGCTAACCTTCTCATCTTCCATACGTAGCCAACTACCTTCGCGCAAACCTATCACAGGAGTATCGTTAAAAACGTGGAATTCCTTAATTCGCGTTTCGCGAGTTTCTCCCTTGTGTTTACTTTTGGGGTCTGGGTCAAGGTAATGAGGATTGATATTAAAAGGCACAAGCCCTAAGGTTTTAAACGAAGGCGGGTAAACAATAGGCATATCATTAGTAGTCTGCATTGTCTGTCCAGCGATATTGCTCCCTGCGCTTGTTCCCATATAAAGCGTCCCATTTTCTACTGCTTCACGCAATACGTCCATCACTTCCAATCCGTACAACTGATTCACCAGCACGAAGGTATTACCTCCGCCTGTAAAAATCGCTTTTGCCTGCCTAATAGCCTTTTTAGGGTCAGCGAATGTGTGTAAGCCCACTATCCTCTTCCCTACTCTATTGAAAAACTGTTGCGCAATCTGAGTATATTCATCGTGCGTAATACCACTGGGGCGTGCATAAGGCACAAACAATATTTCGTCAATTCCTGTAAAGAAATCAATCAATTCATCTTGTAAATAAGAAAGATAAGTACCCCCATATACAGTAGAAGTACTCGCTAATAATATTCTTTTCATCACTGTTTTATTTAGTTATAACACGCAAAGATAATAAAAAATCAAATAGCTTGTATCCCTTCCTCTTTTATTTTACCTCCATTTTACCTTTACTTTTCCCTCGCCACATTCCCCCTCTCTGAGGTAGCCAGCAATAGCTCGGTCTGTGCACCACGAGAGCAGAGTATGTGTAAGGAGGGAGGTTTGCCTCCTTTTCCAGCTTGTCCCCCTTCGGGGGTTCGGGGGCTTACCGAATAAACGACTCCCCACATTCCCCCTCTCTGAGGTAGCCAGCAATAGCTGGGTATGTGTAAAGGGGGAGGTTTCTTTTGATTTTCCGTCATACTTCTCCCTAGTGCCTATGGCCTAAGGCCTAGTGCCTCTTCTCTTTTCTTTCGCCTCGAAACCCCGTTTTTAACATTTTTTGCATTGTTGTATGATATTATGAATCAACTATTTATATACCCTTTCTATACCAATCGTCCAAGATTCGTATAAGCTTCCTATAAGCTCTCTATAAGCTAACCCCACCCTCCTCATAGCCTTTTTTCACTAAAAATGCTCTTAACCTTCTTCTGAAAATCTCCGTTTTCTTTCGCTCTCTCTAACCTATCCGATTTGTCCGACAAATCAGACCTGTCAAAAAACCATTCTTATCACTACCCATTTCCTAATTCTCTCATTTTCTAATTCCCTCATTTCCTCATTTTCCACTGGCAAAGTTAATTATCGGTATTTCTGGCATTATTAGTTTATTGGCATTAAATAATTGTTAATTAAAATTTATTTTGTATATTTGCACCAAGTTTTTAATTTCAAAAAAATGAAAAGAATAATTCTTTCCCTATTAGTTACTGCTTGCTTGACTGCGTGTAGTAAAAATGACAACGAGGCTCCTGACGACAAGAAGCCTCCCGTTACTTTAGAACCTAAGCCAGCTCCTGAACCTACTGTGGGGGTATATCCTCGCATTGTAACTACTACCCAGCATTTAAGAAAAAAGCAATTGGTTGCTGAGTCTACTATTGTCAATGGTAAGGTTACTAAATCTATTCAGAAAGTAACTGATTTAGAAAACGGAAATGTTACTACTTATATCATTGATTACAAGTACGATGCTAATGGTTACCCTACCGAAATCACCACCTCACGTAAGGGGCGCACTATACTCGATGAGAAAGAAACTTACCGCTTTGAAAATAAAAGATTGGTAGAAAAGATTAAAATTGTAGAAGGGGGCGTTAGAACGAATACTCATAACTATTCTTACGACTCTGAAGGTAAGCTCATAAAGTATATTTACTCTTCGCTACAATACACAGATTCTAAACCAAGTGTTAGAGAAACAAACTACACTTATACAGGCACTACTGTTTCAGCTGCTATTGTAGGCGGACATACTGAAACAATTACTTTCGACAGCCATTGGAATAAGTTGAAAAGTGAACAAAAATTCACTCGAACTGCCGAAATTTGGGAGTATCAATACAACGATAAACCCAATCAAGCTTATGGTCATTTAGGCGACTTGCTCTACCCCGAAGAGTTTATCTCTAAAAATTGTCTTACCTTAATGAGACACATTTCAAAAGAAGAAGGCAAAGAGGATTCTATTAGCGAATATCGCAGGGAATACCAATACAATGCACAGGGTAATATAAGAGAAATTAAAAAATACGACTCTAACGGTAAGTTAGAAGAAACCACAGAATACGAATATTAGTAATCAACTCAATGAAAACAGAACAAGAATTAGCCGAATTTTACGAGCGCTTAAAGAATGAACTCATCGAGACTTCGCTCTTCCCCACCCGTTATCTCTATAAATTTGTAATACCTACTGATGAAGCCAAACTCAATCAGCTCAAAGAGGTATTCAAAAATACCGATGCCGAAATCACCACACGCCCATCGTCTAACGATAAGTACACAGGTGTTTCGGTAAGCCTTACCGTTAAAAACCCCGATGAGGTAATTGCCTATTACAAAGAAGCTGGTAAAGTAAAAGGAATATTATCATTATGACGACCTTAGAATATAACACCGAACGCCCTCACTTAATCATCCCCGAATACGGGCGACACATTCAAAAAATGATAGAAAAAGCGGTACTCCTTAAAGACCGCGATACACGTAATAAAACGGCTCGAAGTATCGTCGCCGTAATGGGAAACTTATTCCCTCACTTGCGCGACGTCCCTGATTTCCAACATAAACTTTGGGACCAGCTCTTTATAATGTCCAATTTTCAGTTAGACGTCGATTCCCCTTATGAAAAACCCACGCCTTCCACACTTCATAAACACCCCGAAAGACTTAGATACCCTCAAGCACATCCCCGCTACCGCTTCTACGGCAACGTAATTATTCGTATGATAAACACTTGCGTAAATTGGGAAAAAGGCGACCTACGTGAAGCTTTAGAGTATTCTATCGCTAACCATATGAAGAAATGCTTCCTCACTTGGAATAAGGAAAGCGTAGACGATAGTGTAGTTTTTGAACATCTATACGAACTGAGTAACGGGCAAATTGATTTGAGAAAGGCTAACGAAGACCTTACTAATAGTCGTGACCTTATCCGCACGAAGCAAAATCTAACTAAACGCACTCCTCAACCGCAACCTCAGCAAGCTAAAAGAATATTCTCAACCAATAAAAAAAATAACAATGGGCGTTTTTAAAATAGAAGGTGGACATACCCTCAAAGGAAGTATCACACCACAAGGAGCTAAAAACGAAGCACTACAAGTACTTTGTGCGGTTTTACTCACCGACCAAAAAGTTACCATTCACAACATTCCCGATATTCAAGATGTGAATAAACTGATTTCTTTGCTCGAGAATTTAGGCGTCAAAATCCAAAAGCTCGGGAAAGGTACTTATAGCTTTCAAGCCGACGATATCAATATAGACTATTTAAAGTCCGAGGCTTTTCATACCGAAGGGCAAGCCCTGCGAGGTTCTATTATGATAGTAGGCCCTCTGCTCACGCGTTTTGGAGTAGGCTATATTCCTAAACCGGGAGGTGATAAAATAGGTCGCCGTCGCCTCGACACCCACTTCGAAGGGTTCATCAAATTAGGTGCCCACTTCGAATATGATGAGAATAACTTTACTTATAGCGTAGTAGCCAAGAAACTAAAAGGAAGCTATATGCTTTTAGAAGAAGCCTCAGTTACGGGTACTTCCAATATTATTATGGCTGCCGTATTAGCCGAAGGTACTACAACTATTTATAACGCAGCTTGCGAGCCCTATGTACAACAACTCTGCCGTATGCTCAACGCTATGGGAGCCGATATACAAGGTATCGGTTCCAACCTCATTACTATCAACGGGGTAGAACGCTTAGAGGGTTGTACACACACTATCCTCCCCGATATGATTGAAATAGGTAGTTGGATAGGCTTGGCTGCTATGACCCGCAGTGAAATTACCATTAAGAATGTAGGCTGGGAGCATTTGGGTATTATGCCTACTATCTTCCAGAAATTAGGTATTACCTTCGAAAAGAAAAACGACGATATTCATATCCCCGCTCATACTAACGGCTATGAAATCCAAAATTATATTGATGGCTCTATCCTAACCGTAGCTGATGCCCCTTGGCCTGGTTTTACCCCCGACCTACTCAGTATCGTCCTGGTAGTCGCTACCCAAGCACGTGGGGAAGTGCTTATTCACCAAAAGATGTTTGAGAGTAGGCTATTCTTTATCGATAAACTCATAGATATGGGTGCTAAAATTATACTATGCGACCCTCACCGCGCTACCGTTATCGGTAATGATTTCCGTTCACCTTTGCGCGCAACCCTAATGACCTCGCCTGATATTCGTGCTGGTATAGCCTTGCTTATTGCAGCTCTTTCAGCCAAAGGCACCTCTACCATTTACAATATAGAACAAATAGACCGTGGTTACGAAAACATCGACGGACGACTCAAAGCCCTCGGTGCCCAAATAGTAAGAGTTTC is from Capnocytophaga ochracea DSM 7271 and encodes:
- a CDS encoding CidA/LrgA family protein, producing MLIRYFAIVFGCLGLGELIVALTHIPFPSSIIGMLFLTLFLELGWVKLQSIKALSDLLISNLGLFFVPPSIGIMAYFKQIGENFLAIFLSIIISTIVVIIITGHVYQFFRKKLK
- a CDS encoding LrgB family protein — its product is MKPFVENEAFLLAITFILYYGVLLLQRKYNSVLLNPVLITVLVLISYLIIFGISPEKYEEAGKYIDFWLKPSIVALGVPLYLQLSKIRKQLIPLVLSQFVGSLVGVLTVCLVAKWLGLEDDIAISLAPKSVTTPIALEVSRMLNGIEPITVMAVMTTGFLGNLFGITFLNWFRIKSPMAKGISLGTASHALGIMAAFNLSEKYAVYASLGMIFNGIFTAVLAPPVVHLLF
- the rplS gene encoding 50S ribosomal protein L19 — protein: MEPLLKYVQDNFIEKKDFPDFSAGDTITVYYEIKEGDKKRTQFFKGVVIQRKGHGVTATFTIRKMSGTVGVERIFPINMPALQKIEVNKKGKVRRARIYYFRGLTGKKARIKEVR
- a CDS encoding exonuclease domain-containing protein, encoding MYAILDIETTGGKYNEEGITDIAIYQFNGHEITDQFISLINPERPIQEFVTKLTGINNKMLRNAPKFYEVAKRIVEITTDCIIVGHNAAFDYRILQTEFRRLGYDFVRTTLCTVELSERLIPNKESYSLGKLVRSLGIPVSDRHRASGDALATLKLFKYLLEKDTKKDIITTSVKQDIRLEMASRHLKILDTLPETLGIFYMHNEEGKVIYIGKHKNIKQQVNRLFTSPSKRDRYLQRHTYRVTYQETGNELIATLKRLEEIHLNLPKCNRRNPEKEINITYALTSHFNTKGYLCFSIELLSTQNEIITTFETKEQAEHFLNQITEEYHLNEVDFNNETVEEYNTRASEVLSKYGLVHRNVAIVDKGRVIGEKSIILVVDGNIQGYAFFNLNFQLTQLEMLQNLITPLPNSLINRHLLHAYLRRKPKVKVLNLSEQKPYHNE
- the hemW gene encoding radical SAM family heme chaperone HemW, translated to MYSLYIHIPFCRRACYYCDFHFSTTLKRKGEMVDALCEELIFRKGEAVGSELQTIYLGGGTPSILSYEELQQLFRTIFTHYKVNTTAEITLEANPDDFFRATSPEQFLEQLRSLGINRLSLGVQSFFEEDLRLMNRVHTVSQVETLLQIAPQYFNNITIDLIYGIPRMSEERWQENINKALSFDIPHISAYALTVEEKTALYKFIATGKIAPISDEQAYTHFQMLIDTLEAEGFIQYEFSNFGKEGYFSRNNTAYWFGKLYMGIGPSAHSFNGKERSWNIAHNIKYIQQIQQGILPQEKEELTLNNRYNELIITRIRTMVGIDLEEVRTVFGEGYRQYLLQQAQKYLADELLVIEENHLKVTRKGRFLSDGIASDLFRVDDLT
- the ruvC gene encoding crossover junction endodeoxyribonuclease RuvC translates to MERIILGIDPGTTIMGFGLIQVERDTMKLLQLNELQLSKYSNHYLKLSVIFNRTLELIDTYKPDELAIEAPFFGKNVQSMLKLGRAQGVAMAAGLSREIPITEYEPKKVKMAITGNGSASKEQVAKMLQQLLNIKELPKHFDATDGLAVAVCHFFNGGKSQKQQSYSGWDAFVKQNQDRIG
- the pepE gene encoding dipeptidase PepE codes for the protein MKRILLASTSTVYGGTYLSYLQDELIDFFTGIDEILFVPYARPSGITHDEYTQIAQQFFNRVGKRIVGLHTFADPKKAIRQAKAIFTGGGNTFVLVNQLYGLEVMDVLREAVENGTLYMGTSAGSNIAGQTMQTTNDMPIVYPPSFKTLGLVPFNINPHYLDPDPKSKHKGETRETRIKEFHVFNDTPVIGLREGSWLRMEDEKVSLKGDLTARIFLKGQEPYESTEILL
- a CDS encoding DUF493 family protein, with protein sequence MKTEQELAEFYERLKNELIETSLFPTRYLYKFVIPTDEAKLNQLKEVFKNTDAEITTRPSSNDKYTGVSVSLTVKNPDEVIAYYKEAGKVKGILSL
- a CDS encoding DUF4290 domain-containing protein is translated as MTTLEYNTERPHLIIPEYGRHIQKMIEKAVLLKDRDTRNKTARSIVAVMGNLFPHLRDVPDFQHKLWDQLFIMSNFQLDVDSPYEKPTPSTLHKHPERLRYPQAHPRYRFYGNVIIRMINTCVNWEKGDLREALEYSIANHMKKCFLTWNKESVDDSVVFEHLYELSNGQIDLRKANEDLTNSRDLIRTKQNLTKRTPQPQPQQAKRIFSTNKKNNNGRF
- the murA gene encoding UDP-N-acetylglucosamine 1-carboxyvinyltransferase; this encodes MGVFKIEGGHTLKGSITPQGAKNEALQVLCAVLLTDQKVTIHNIPDIQDVNKLISLLENLGVKIQKLGKGTYSFQADDINIDYLKSEAFHTEGQALRGSIMIVGPLLTRFGVGYIPKPGGDKIGRRRLDTHFEGFIKLGAHFEYDENNFTYSVVAKKLKGSYMLLEEASVTGTSNIIMAAVLAEGTTTIYNAACEPYVQQLCRMLNAMGADIQGIGSNLITINGVERLEGCTHTILPDMIEIGSWIGLAAMTRSEITIKNVGWEHLGIMPTIFQKLGITFEKKNDDIHIPAHTNGYEIQNYIDGSILTVADAPWPGFTPDLLSIVLVVATQARGEVLIHQKMFESRLFFIDKLIDMGAKIILCDPHRATVIGNDFRSPLRATLMTSPDIRAGIALLIAALSAKGTSTIYNIEQIDRGYENIDGRLKALGAQIVRVS